The Mytilus galloprovincialis chromosome 7, xbMytGall1.hap1.1, whole genome shotgun sequence genome has a window encoding:
- the LOC143083888 gene encoding uncharacterized protein LOC143083888 — translation MTPLMSAAERGHLEVVMYLVSHGSRLEATDMGGMTPLMLAAEYGHLEVVTYLVSQGSQLEATDMFGQTPLMWAAERGHLEVVMYLASQGSQLEATDMVMIDIITLL, via the exons ATGACACCATTAATGTCGGCGGCTGAGAGAGGACACCTGGAGGTAGTGATGTACCTCGTTAGTCACGGCAGTCGGTTAGAGGCCACAGACatg ggAGGAATGACACCATTAATGTTGGCGGCTGAGTATGGACACCTGGAGGTAGTGACTTACCTAGTCAGTCAGGGCAGTCAGTTAGAGGCCACAGACatg TTTGGACAGACACCATTAATGTGGGCGGCTGAGAGAGGACACCTGGAGGTAGTGATGTACCTCGCCAGTCAGGGCAGTCAGTTAGAGGCCACAGACatggtaatgatagatataatcaccttactctga